The DNA region CCAGCACGAGCGCAAGGAACTCCTGCGCTTCCTCACCTGCGGCAACGTCGACGACGGCAAGAGCACCCTGATCGGGCGCCTGCTGCACGACTCCAAGATGATCTACGAAGACCATCTGGAAGCCATCACCCGCGATTCCAAGAAGGTCGGCACCACGGGTGACGAAGTGGACCTGGCGCTGCTGGTGGATGGCCTGCAGGCCGAGCGCGAGCAGGGCATCACCATCGATGTCGCCTACCGCTACTTCTCCACCGCCAAGCGCAAGTTCATCATCGCCGACACCCCCGGCCATGAGCAGTACACGCGCAACATGGCCACCGGCGCGTCCACCTGCGACCTGGCGATCATCCTGGTCGATGCCCGCTACGGTGTGCAGACCCAGACCCGCCGCCACAGCTACATCGCATCGCTGCTGGGCATCAAGCACATCGTCGTCGCCATCAACAAGATGGACCTGAAGGATTTCGATCAGGGCGTGTTCGAGTCGATCAAGGCCGACTACCTGCAGTTCGCCGAGCGCATCAAGCTCAACCCGACCTCCCTCCACTTCGTGCCGATGTCGGCGCTGAAGGGCGACAACGTGGTGAACAAGAGCGAGCGTTCGCCCTGGTACACCGGCCAGTCGCTGATGGAAATCCTCGAGACCGTCGAGGTTTCCGGTGATCGCAACTTCGACGACATGCGCTTCCCGGTGCAGTACGTCAACCGCCCCAACCTGAACTTCCGCGGCTTCGCCGGCACCCTGGCCAGCGGCATCGTGCACAAGGGCGACGAGGTCGTCGTGCTGCCCTCGGGCAAGGGCAGCAAGATCAAGTCCATCGTCACCTTCGAAGGCGAGCTGGAGCAGGCCGGCCCCGGCCAGGCCATCACGCTGACCCTCGAAGACGAGATCGACGTATCCCGTGGCGACATGCTGGTGCATGCCGACAACCGTCCGCAGGTCACCGACGGCTTCGAGGCCATGTTGGTGTGGATGTCCGAGGAGCCGATGCTCCCGGGCAAGAAGTACGACATCAAGCGCGCCACCAGCTATGTGCCGGGCTCCATCGCCAGCATCACCCACAAGGTGGACGTGAATACCCTGGAAGAGGGGGCCGCCAGCGACCTGCAACTGAACGAGATCGCCAAGGTCAAGGTCAGCCTGGATGCGCCCATCGCCCTCGACGGCTATGAGCGCAATCGCACCACCGGCGCTTTCATCGTCATCGACCGCCTCACCAACGGCACCGTCGGCGCCGGCATGATCATCGCCGCACCGGTTGCTGCCGGTGGCCAGGGCATTCATGGCGAGTCTGCCCACGTTTCCACCGAGGAGCGTGCCGCGCGCTTCGGCCAGAAGCCGGCCACCGTGCTGTTCAGCGGCCTGTCCGGCGCCGGCAAGAGCACCCTGGCCTATGCCGTAGAGCGCAAGCTGTTCGACATGGGCCGCGCGGTCTACGTCCTCGATGGCCAGAACCTCCGTCACGACCTGAACAAGGGCTTGCCGCAGGATCGCGCCGGGCGCACCGAGAATTGGCGCCGTGCCGCCCATGTGGCGCGCCAGTTCAACGAAGCCGGCCTGCTGACCCTGGCCGCCTTCGTCGCGCCGGACGCCGAGGGGCGTGAACAGGCCAAGGTGCTGATCGGCAGTGATCGCCTGATCACCGTATACGTCCAGGCGTCCCCGCAGGTCTGCCGCGAGCGTGACCCGCAAGGGCTCTACGCGGCCGACCAGGACAACATCCCTGGTGAGTCCTTCCCCTACGACGTGCCGCTGAATGCCGACCTGGTGATCGACACCCAGAGCCAGTCGGTGGAAGAGGGCGTCAAGGCGGTGCTCGACCTGCTGCGCAGCCGCGGCGCGATCTGATCGCTCCGCAATGAGAAAGCCCCGCTGATGCGGGGCTTTTTCTTTGCGCCATCCAGGGCCCCAACTCCCGCCCAGGTGGCTCGGGTGCAGCCCGGACTTCAGTCCGGGGAAACGGGCTGGTGCTGAAATGAAAAAGCCCCGCCGGGGCGGGGCTTCTTTCGACGCATCCAGGGATCAGTACTTGCCCTTGAGGCCGAAGTTCTCATCCAGGGTGCCCGGGCCATCCGGCGACTTGGGCGCGTAGTCCTTGGGCGCCTCGTGGCTGCGCGGCGGGGTCAGGCGTTCGCGCGGGCCGGGGGCGTCGTCCGTGTGCAGGGCGGCGAGCAGGCGCTGGCGGGTCAGTTCGTCCAGGGCCAGGCGGCTGGCGCCATCGGACAGATGTTCCTGCACTTCCTGGTAGCTCTGGGTGAGTTTCTTCACCAGGCTGGCGGTGGTGTTGAAGTGGGTGACCACTTCACTCTGATAGGTATCGAAGCGTGCCTGCAGGTCATCCAGTTGCCGCTGCGTGCGGTTCGGCGCGGTGCCGGGCAGCAGTCGGGCGACCAGAAAACCGATGCCGATACCGGCGAGCAGAGCGAGTGCTGGCAACAACCAGGCCGTGAGCGACTGTTCCACGAGTCCTTCCTCTATAAGCAGCTTTGCATTACGTTAACGGCTCGAATCCGCGCTGTATACCGCGACGCAAGCCTGTGGTGCTTAACCAAGACGAGTCGACCCGGTCCGGGGTCACGGAGT from Pseudomonas tohonis includes:
- the cysN gene encoding sulfate adenylyltransferase subunit CysN — its product is MSHQSDLISQDILAYLAQHERKELLRFLTCGNVDDGKSTLIGRLLHDSKMIYEDHLEAITRDSKKVGTTGDEVDLALLVDGLQAEREQGITIDVAYRYFSTAKRKFIIADTPGHEQYTRNMATGASTCDLAIILVDARYGVQTQTRRHSYIASLLGIKHIVVAINKMDLKDFDQGVFESIKADYLQFAERIKLNPTSLHFVPMSALKGDNVVNKSERSPWYTGQSLMEILETVEVSGDRNFDDMRFPVQYVNRPNLNFRGFAGTLASGIVHKGDEVVVLPSGKGSKIKSIVTFEGELEQAGPGQAITLTLEDEIDVSRGDMLVHADNRPQVTDGFEAMLVWMSEEPMLPGKKYDIKRATSYVPGSIASITHKVDVNTLEEGAASDLQLNEIAKVKVSLDAPIALDGYERNRTTGAFIVIDRLTNGTVGAGMIIAAPVAAGGQGIHGESAHVSTEERAARFGQKPATVLFSGLSGAGKSTLAYAVERKLFDMGRAVYVLDGQNLRHDLNKGLPQDRAGRTENWRRAAHVARQFNEAGLLTLAAFVAPDAEGREQAKVLIGSDRLITVYVQASPQVCRERDPQGLYAADQDNIPGESFPYDVPLNADLVIDTQSQSVEEGVKAVLDLLRSRGAI
- a CDS encoding YhcB family protein, giving the protein MEQSLTAWLLPALALLAGIGIGFLVARLLPGTAPNRTQRQLDDLQARFDTYQSEVVTHFNTTASLVKKLTQSYQEVQEHLSDGASRLALDELTRQRLLAALHTDDAPGPRERLTPPRSHEAPKDYAPKSPDGPGTLDENFGLKGKY